In Moorella sp. Hama-1, a single genomic region encodes these proteins:
- a CDS encoding 4Fe-4S binding protein: MSLGYKNVNFSELKKGGFIRQQGPDLFIMRLRSIGGHLTSKDLENIALLAKKYGRGEVHLTTRQGVEIPGVRLADYQELIAAIKRLQLLPGACGPRIRCIVSCPGQDVCPNGVVNTQEMARQVDQAFFGRDVPAKFKIAIAGCPNACTKPRENDVGLQGVVYPQLVADRCSLCGLCQSLCPGGAIKIVADRVTIDRQRCCGDGACIASCPTNAWVAERRGFVLYAGGKMGRQPRLGDRLLDFVPGEEVIPVINSVLQGFITRRQGNERLADTMARLGTGIFRKLISYTSRREVAAGGRD, from the coding sequence ATGAGTCTCGGTTATAAGAATGTCAATTTTAGCGAACTGAAGAAGGGCGGTTTTATCCGGCAACAGGGTCCTGACCTCTTTATTATGCGGCTACGCAGTATCGGCGGCCACTTGACGAGCAAGGATCTAGAAAATATCGCCCTGCTGGCCAAAAAATACGGCCGGGGTGAGGTGCACCTGACCACCCGCCAGGGGGTAGAAATACCCGGCGTCAGGCTGGCTGATTACCAGGAATTGATCGCTGCAATAAAAAGGTTGCAGCTGTTGCCCGGTGCCTGCGGCCCGCGGATCAGGTGTATTGTCAGCTGCCCGGGCCAGGACGTCTGTCCCAATGGTGTAGTCAATACCCAGGAGATGGCCCGGCAGGTGGATCAGGCCTTTTTTGGCCGCGACGTACCGGCGAAGTTCAAAATCGCCATCGCCGGTTGCCCCAACGCCTGCACCAAACCGCGGGAAAACGATGTCGGCCTGCAGGGGGTCGTTTACCCGCAACTGGTGGCCGACCGCTGCAGCCTGTGCGGCCTCTGCCAGTCCCTCTGCCCGGGGGGCGCCATCAAGATTGTCGCCGACAGGGTTACCATTGACCGGCAGCGATGCTGTGGCGATGGGGCCTGCATAGCCTCCTGCCCAACTAACGCCTGGGTGGCTGAAAGGCGGGGCTTCGTCCTTTATGCCGGGGGTAAGATGGGCCGCCAGCCCCGGCTGGGGGACAGGCTGCTCGATTTTGTCCCGGGGGAGGAGGTAATACCGGTTATTAATTCCGTGCTGCAGGGCTTTATCACCAGGCGGCAGGGCAACGAGCGCCTGGCGGACACCATGGCCCGCCTGGGAACCGGCATCTTCCGGAAATTAATCTCCTATACGTCCCGGCGGGAGGTGGCCGCGGGTGGGCGAGATTAG
- a CDS encoding response regulator transcription factor produces MTRTHVLVVDDEAGLRQLVRLYLEKEGMAVTEAASGRAALEKIEQNNFDLMILDLMMPDSDGWSVARVVRSKMDLPIIMLTARGDEMDRLAGFELGADDYVVKPFSPRELVARVKALLRRAGGDGKRGEQLHFPGLTIDIAAREVKVQSQPVENLTPKEFDLLLFLARHPGQVMGREKILEKVWGYDFYGDLRTVDTHIKNLREKLGREHDFITTVWGVGYKFEVRE; encoded by the coding sequence TTGACCAGGACCCACGTTCTGGTAGTCGATGATGAAGCCGGGCTGCGCCAGCTGGTGCGCCTGTATCTGGAAAAAGAAGGTATGGCTGTAACCGAGGCGGCCAGCGGCCGGGCGGCCCTGGAAAAGATCGAGCAAAATAACTTTGATCTCATGATCCTGGATCTCATGATGCCCGATAGCGACGGCTGGAGTGTGGCCCGAGTTGTGCGCTCTAAAATGGATTTACCCATCATCATGCTGACAGCCCGGGGTGACGAAATGGATCGTTTGGCGGGTTTTGAACTGGGGGCGGACGATTACGTAGTCAAGCCCTTCAGCCCCCGGGAGCTGGTGGCCCGGGTTAAAGCCCTGCTGCGCCGGGCCGGTGGTGATGGTAAGCGGGGAGAGCAACTGCATTTTCCGGGACTGACCATCGATATCGCCGCCCGGGAGGTAAAAGTACAGAGCCAACCAGTAGAAAACCTGACCCCCAAGGAGTTTGACCTGCTTCTTTTCCTGGCCCGTCACCCGGGGCAGGTCATGGGACGGGAAAAGATACTGGAAAAGGTATGGGGTTATGATTTTTACGGCGACCTGCGCACAGTGGATACCCATATTAAAAACCTGCGGGAAAAGCTGGGCCGGGAGCATGACTTTATAACAACAGTCTGGGGTGTGGGTTATAAGTTTGAGGTGAGGGAATGA
- a CDS encoding HesA/MoeB/ThiF family protein has translation MALSNEEIERYSRQLILKNIGGRGQERLKKGKVLIVGAGGLGSPVAYYLAAAGVGTLGIIDSDRVDLSNLQRQILHSTARVGQPKAASARETLLALNPALSINTYELRLGKDNILDIIRDYDVIVDGVDNFPTRYLLNDACVMTGKTLVEGGVLQWDGLVMTIKPGQGPCYRCIFPDPPPPGSVPSCQEAGVVGPVPGIIGCIQAAEVLKILLETGETLTGRLLIYNALEMRFREIKAERNSKCPVCGDNPRIRELEEYTLVCQTKAAGEDEV, from the coding sequence ATGGCCCTATCGAATGAAGAGATAGAGCGCTATAGCCGGCAGCTTATCCTGAAGAATATCGGCGGTCGCGGTCAGGAAAGGCTGAAAAAAGGCAAAGTCCTGATCGTCGGCGCCGGTGGGCTGGGTTCGCCGGTAGCCTACTACCTGGCCGCCGCCGGCGTCGGCACCCTGGGGATTATCGATAGCGATCGCGTCGACCTGTCCAACCTGCAGCGCCAGATTCTCCACAGTACCGCTCGAGTAGGACAACCCAAGGCGGCATCCGCCCGGGAAACCCTCCTGGCCTTAAATCCAGCGCTATCCATCAATACCTATGAGCTGCGGTTGGGTAAAGATAATATCCTCGACATAATCCGGGACTATGACGTGATCGTTGACGGCGTCGATAACTTTCCCACCCGTTACCTGCTCAATGACGCCTGTGTCATGACGGGCAAAACCCTGGTGGAAGGCGGGGTTTTACAGTGGGACGGGCTGGTCATGACCATCAAACCCGGCCAGGGACCCTGCTACCGTTGTATCTTTCCCGACCCGCCACCGCCGGGGTCCGTGCCGAGTTGCCAGGAGGCCGGGGTAGTCGGCCCGGTACCCGGCATCATCGGCTGCATCCAGGCCGCCGAGGTCCTGAAGATTTTGCTGGAGACAGGGGAAACCCTGACCGGCCGGCTGCTGATTTATAATGCCCTGGAGATGCGTTTCCGGGAGATTAAGGCCGAGCGTAACAGTAAGTGCCCCGTCTGCGGCGATAACCCCCGCATCCGCGAGCTGGAGGAGTATACCCTTGTCTGCCAAACAAAGGCGGCAGGTGAAGATGAAGTATGA
- a CDS encoding ABC transporter permease yields the protein MNLYAALTVAWRGLLANKMRSILTMLGIIIGVAAVIIMISIGQGASAQVTSRIASMGSNLLMVMPAASFGAVRGAGGQVNSLTLDDAKAIGDLPLVQNVAPEASRQVTASFGNMTWTTTVNGTTAGMQAIKGWQMTAGAFFANDEVDRAALVAVLGPTVVANLFPSGFNPIGASITLNNLQFTVIGVLPSQGGGFGGADQDDIIYIPITTAQRRFLGQGVVPNSVRMINVQAQDTTSLAAVQEEIAALLRRRHHLGANQDDDFRIQNMTAVLDTVEAATGSLTLLLAGIAAVSLLVGGIGIMNIMLVSVTERTREIGIRMAVGATRGAILTQFLVEAIILSLVGGLIGVGGGIIGSRVVAMLAKWPTILNPMAILLAMGFAALVGIFFGYYPARKAANADPIEALRFE from the coding sequence TTGAACCTGTATGCCGCTCTGACAGTTGCCTGGCGGGGCTTGCTGGCCAACAAGATGCGCTCAATATTAACCATGCTGGGGATTATCATCGGCGTGGCCGCCGTGATCATCATGATCAGCATCGGCCAGGGGGCCTCGGCCCAGGTAACAAGCAGGATAGCCAGTATGGGCTCCAACCTGCTCATGGTGATGCCGGCGGCTTCTTTCGGGGCTGTCCGGGGTGCCGGCGGTCAGGTCAATTCACTGACTCTGGATGACGCTAAAGCTATCGGGGACCTCCCTCTGGTACAGAACGTGGCCCCCGAGGCTAGTCGCCAGGTTACCGCTTCATTCGGCAACATGACCTGGACCACCACTGTTAACGGCACCACGGCAGGGATGCAGGCTATCAAAGGCTGGCAGATGACTGCCGGCGCTTTCTTTGCCAATGACGAGGTCGACCGCGCCGCCCTGGTGGCCGTGCTGGGACCGACGGTGGTGGCCAATCTTTTCCCCTCCGGTTTTAATCCCATAGGCGCTTCCATTACTTTAAACAACTTGCAGTTCACGGTCATTGGCGTCCTGCCGTCCCAGGGAGGCGGCTTCGGCGGTGCGGACCAGGACGATATCATCTATATCCCGATCACGACAGCCCAGCGGCGCTTTTTAGGCCAGGGGGTAGTACCCAACAGCGTGCGGATGATTAATGTCCAGGCCCAGGACACCACCAGCTTGGCCGCGGTCCAGGAGGAGATTGCCGCCCTCCTGCGGCGGCGCCACCACCTGGGGGCCAACCAGGACGACGACTTTCGCATCCAGAATATGACCGCTGTCCTGGACACCGTAGAAGCGGCTACCGGCAGCCTGACCCTGTTGCTGGCCGGCATTGCCGCCGTTTCCCTCCTGGTCGGCGGCATCGGCATCATGAATATCATGCTGGTGTCAGTTACCGAGCGCACCAGGGAGATCGGCATTCGCATGGCCGTGGGGGCCACCCGGGGTGCCATTCTCACCCAGTTCCTGGTGGAGGCTATAATCTTGAGCCTGGTGGGCGGCTTGATTGGTGTCGGCGGAGGTATTATAGGAAGCAGGGTCGTTGCCATGCTGGCCAAGTGGCCAACGATCCTCAACCCCATGGCGATCCTGCTGGCGATGGGCTTTGCCGCCCTGGTGGGGATCTTTTTCGGCTATTACCCGGCCCGGAAAGCCGCCAACGCCGACCCTATTGAAGCCCTGCGTTTCGAATAA
- a CDS encoding sulfurtransferase TusA family protein — MGEIRATKRLDITGDCCPITFVKTKLALEEMQPGEILEVLLKEGDPLVNVPRSLKSEGHRVLQVKKVRPDTYLLIVERGKLE; from the coding sequence GTGGGCGAGATTAGAGCCACGAAACGCCTGGATATTACGGGTGACTGCTGCCCTATTACTTTTGTGAAAACCAAACTCGCCCTGGAAGAGATGCAGCCCGGGGAGATCCTGGAGGTTCTCCTCAAAGAGGGGGACCCCCTGGTCAATGTGCCCCGCAGCCTGAAGTCCGAGGGGCACCGCGTCCTCCAGGTGAAGAAGGTACGTCCCGATACCTATTTATTAATCGTGGAAAGGGGTAAGCTAGAATGA
- a CDS encoding HlyD family secretion protein, with amino-acid sequence MATATVVAERGFLSKKKIIWLTVALLILVIAAGWYWWGHKHQKGPNYLTVAAGKGSILETVSASGKIEALHSIGLSFKNPGTIKAIYVKEGQSVKAGQLLALQDPTDLELQAKQAQANLDSALAKLKSLQAGPLATDVAQAEAGVQQAQVEYDNAQDTLKRNQALYDAGALAEVDLNNARKAEATAAANLKKAQAALEALKNGSRPEDIAAAQAQVEAARAQLQLAQNNLAATEIRAPWDGIVTNVNGQVGQRVGSNTSATDASNSFIFLVSPELQLRVQVNEADINKVKVGQEADFTVNAMPDRTLKGTVTAVAPQAQTVSNIQLYDVLVNVGDAGASLKAGESASVTIIISRKDNVITIPRAAIAYAEGYLSQAAQTAGSQATSSSGTSGGGNRVGGTQGTGSPTGSSVTGASTAGTPSAGENRAVILVLAGGRPVQRRVVTGASDERNIEVVSGLTAGEQVVVGTRSAGSTSSTGNTGSPGGSGRSNSSNNRTGGPQQPVMMFRGR; translated from the coding sequence ATGGCGACAGCGACGGTAGTGGCTGAAAGAGGTTTTCTCAGCAAAAAGAAAATAATATGGTTGACGGTGGCTCTTCTAATTTTAGTTATCGCCGCCGGGTGGTACTGGTGGGGCCACAAGCATCAGAAGGGCCCTAATTACCTGACAGTAGCCGCCGGTAAAGGGAGCATTTTGGAGACTGTAAGCGCCTCCGGGAAGATTGAAGCATTACATAGCATCGGCCTCAGTTTTAAGAATCCGGGAACGATCAAGGCGATATACGTCAAGGAAGGCCAGAGCGTCAAAGCCGGCCAGCTCCTGGCCCTCCAGGACCCAACTGATCTGGAGCTCCAGGCCAAGCAGGCCCAGGCGAACCTGGACAGTGCCCTGGCCAAGCTCAAGAGCCTGCAGGCCGGGCCCCTGGCTACCGACGTGGCCCAGGCCGAGGCGGGCGTACAGCAGGCCCAGGTGGAATATGACAATGCCCAGGATACTTTAAAACGCAACCAGGCCCTTTATGACGCCGGCGCCCTGGCGGAAGTCGACCTGAACAATGCCCGCAAGGCGGAGGCGACGGCAGCGGCCAACCTGAAAAAAGCCCAGGCAGCCCTGGAGGCCTTGAAAAACGGCAGCCGGCCGGAGGATATAGCTGCCGCCCAGGCCCAGGTAGAAGCGGCCCGGGCCCAACTGCAACTGGCCCAGAATAACCTGGCGGCCACGGAGATCCGGGCGCCGTGGGACGGTATTGTCACCAACGTCAACGGGCAGGTGGGCCAGCGCGTAGGCAGCAATACCAGCGCCACCGACGCTTCAAATAGTTTTATCTTCCTGGTCTCCCCCGAACTCCAACTGCGGGTGCAAGTCAATGAAGCCGACATCAACAAAGTCAAGGTAGGGCAGGAGGCGGACTTTACGGTCAACGCCATGCCTGACCGTACCTTAAAAGGCACAGTGACGGCCGTTGCGCCTCAAGCCCAAACCGTATCCAATATCCAGCTCTATGACGTCCTGGTAAACGTGGGCGACGCGGGAGCGTCCTTAAAGGCCGGCGAGTCGGCCAGCGTAACCATAATTATCAGCCGCAAAGATAACGTCATAACCATCCCGCGGGCGGCCATCGCCTATGCCGAAGGCTACCTCTCCCAGGCCGCCCAGACCGCCGGCAGCCAGGCAACTTCGTCGTCGGGGACCTCCGGCGGGGGCAACCGGGTTGGGGGTACCCAGGGAACGGGAAGTCCGACAGGCAGTTCGGTGACAGGTGCTTCTACCGCCGGAACTCCCAGCGCCGGGGAAAACCGGGCCGTAATCCTGGTGCTGGCAGGTGGACGGCCGGTGCAGCGCCGGGTGGTAACCGGCGCCAGCGACGAGCGCAATATCGAAGTAGTCAGCGGCTTAACGGCAGGGGAACAGGTGGTGGTCGGCACAAGGAGCGCCGGGAGTACGAGCAGCACCGGCAATACGGGGAGCCCAGGCGGCTCAGGCCGGTCGAACAGCAGCAACAACCGCACCGGCGGACCCCAGCAGCCAGTCATGATGTTCAGGGGGAGATAA
- a CDS encoding sensor histidine kinase — protein sequence MIRQSITARLWLLLVSLVVISLLTVGFSLHHLLESYYYRQQVETMLARGEMLAHSLANNDNGNLAAQAEILGKLADTGVMFIDRRGEVISCSSNGAGMGMEHMGGHSSMHMPTTGMHLNDADIEQVLQGTNVIKRGYQETFKADMLTVAVPVRVDTAVTGAVILFAPQASLSAAMAAVDRLILYAGLGAVLLATILALFAARRVTRPLKQMHLIALKMARGDFSGRVPVTSEDEIGRLARSFNHLSAELAHSITALSREKEKLNRVVRGITDGVLAFELNVRVFFSNPQAEKLFDLELVPGTSLPAALMAPLQAAVAGEGTTGEIKWGQQVIAVRAAPLPGEETRSQAAVAILQDVTRQKQLDQLRREFLASVSHELRTPLSFIQGYAEALTDGMAAGEKERQEYTGIILAEARRLRRLIEDLFDLNKMAAGHLTLDLATIDMGELLTGVARKYQPLLAEQNLSLATEIAPSLPLIKGDAGRLEQIMINLLDNARHHTPAGGKIIIAANRTGVGGLSKLAAPVSD from the coding sequence ATGATACGGCAAAGCATCACGGCCCGGTTATGGCTGCTCCTGGTATCCCTGGTCGTTATAAGTCTCTTGACGGTAGGCTTTTCCCTGCACCATTTGTTAGAAAGTTATTACTACCGGCAACAGGTGGAAACGATGCTGGCCAGGGGCGAGATGCTGGCCCATAGTCTGGCGAATAATGATAATGGCAACCTGGCCGCGCAAGCTGAAATCCTGGGTAAACTGGCTGATACCGGGGTCATGTTTATTGATCGCAGGGGAGAAGTTATTTCCTGCAGCAGCAACGGTGCCGGTATGGGTATGGAGCATATGGGGGGCCATAGCAGTATGCACATGCCGACAACCGGTATGCACTTAAATGATGCTGATATTGAGCAGGTCCTCCAGGGTACCAATGTGATAAAGCGCGGCTACCAGGAAACTTTCAAGGCTGATATGCTGACGGTGGCCGTACCGGTCAGGGTCGATACGGCCGTTACCGGAGCAGTGATTCTTTTTGCTCCCCAGGCTTCCCTCAGTGCCGCCATGGCGGCCGTTGACCGCCTGATCCTGTATGCCGGCCTGGGGGCCGTGCTGCTGGCCACCATCCTGGCCCTTTTTGCCGCCCGCCGGGTAACCCGGCCCTTGAAACAGATGCACTTGATCGCCCTCAAAATGGCCCGGGGCGACTTCAGTGGCCGTGTCCCCGTAACGTCAGAAGATGAGATTGGCCGGCTGGCCAGGAGTTTTAACCACTTGTCCGCCGAACTAGCGCATAGTATAACTGCCCTCTCACGGGAGAAAGAGAAACTCAACCGGGTGGTCAGGGGTATAACTGATGGCGTCCTGGCCTTTGAACTTAACGTGCGGGTCTTTTTTTCCAACCCGCAGGCGGAAAAGCTCTTCGACCTAGAGCTGGTACCGGGAACGTCGCTACCGGCCGCCTTAATGGCGCCCTTGCAGGCTGCCGTAGCGGGTGAAGGGACAACGGGGGAAATCAAGTGGGGGCAACAGGTCATTGCCGTCAGGGCTGCTCCTTTACCGGGTGAAGAAACCAGGAGCCAGGCCGCCGTGGCTATCCTCCAGGATGTAACCCGGCAGAAACAACTGGATCAGCTACGACGGGAATTTTTAGCCAGCGTCTCCCATGAACTGCGGACACCGCTAAGCTTTATCCAGGGGTATGCGGAAGCCCTGACTGATGGTATGGCCGCTGGCGAAAAAGAACGCCAGGAATATACGGGGATTATCCTGGCCGAGGCCAGGCGTTTGCGGCGGCTGATCGAGGATCTCTTTGACCTGAATAAAATGGCTGCGGGGCATCTGACCCTGGATCTGGCTACTATTGATATGGGTGAACTATTGACCGGAGTGGCCCGGAAATACCAACCTTTGCTGGCAGAACAAAATTTAAGCTTAGCAACGGAGATAGCCCCTTCTTTACCGTTAATAAAAGGGGACGCCGGCCGCCTGGAACAAATAATGATCAACCTCCTGGACAACGCCCGCCATCATACACCGGCGGGGGGTAAAATCATCATTGCCGCTAACCGGACCGGGGTGGGAGGCTTGTCGAAACTGGCTGCGCCAGTTTCAGATTAA
- a CDS encoding decaprenyl-phosphate phosphoribosyltransferase, translated as MSLLESSGRAGALTSRFFWRYLFLSLRPKQWTKNAFVFAAILFSRHLLDPPLLVRTIQVFIIFCLLSGSTYLVNDLVDRERDRLHPRKKHRPIAAGLLAPLPATVAAVIALAGSLSWAFTLSWQIGLISLVYAIQTLAYSFYLKDMVIIDVFVVALGFVLRVAVGAAAIMVPVSAWLFIAVILLALFLALCKRRNELISLDNAAACRGILAEYSVGLLDQMIATVTSATVVVYAIYTFIGAQSTYLMYTVPLVLFGIYRYLYLTYRCQGGGEPESLVLRDKPLAATILLWAASCFVILYWL; from the coding sequence ATGAGCTTGCTCGAATCCTCTGGACGGGCCGGGGCGCTGACGTCCCGTTTCTTCTGGCGTTACCTTTTCTTGAGCCTGCGGCCGAAGCAGTGGACGAAGAATGCCTTTGTCTTTGCCGCCATCCTCTTTTCCCGCCACCTGCTGGACCCCCCCCTGCTAGTGCGAACCATCCAGGTGTTCATTATCTTCTGCCTCCTGTCCGGCAGCACCTACCTGGTGAACGACCTGGTGGACCGGGAAAGGGATCGCCTCCATCCCCGTAAGAAACACCGGCCGATTGCGGCCGGCCTGCTGGCCCCCCTGCCGGCCACCGTGGCCGCCGTGATCGCCCTGGCCGGTAGCCTTTCCTGGGCCTTCACCCTGAGCTGGCAGATCGGCCTGATCAGCCTGGTCTACGCCATCCAAACCCTGGCTTACTCTTTTTATCTTAAAGATATGGTGATTATTGACGTCTTTGTGGTGGCCCTGGGCTTCGTTTTACGGGTAGCGGTCGGGGCGGCGGCCATTATGGTGCCGGTTTCAGCCTGGCTCTTCATCGCTGTAATCCTCCTGGCCCTTTTCCTGGCCCTGTGCAAACGCCGTAACGAACTCATTTCCCTGGACAACGCCGCTGCCTGCCGCGGCATTCTGGCCGAGTATTCGGTAGGCCTCCTGGACCAGATGATTGCCACCGTTACCTCGGCCACCGTCGTCGTCTATGCCATCTACACCTTCATTGGTGCCCAGAGTACTTACCTGATGTACACCGTCCCCCTGGTCCTCTTCGGCATCTACCGCTACCTCTACCTGACTTATCGCTGTCAAGGAGGTGGGGAGCCGGAAAGCCTGGTCCTGAGGGACAAACCCCTGGCGGCAACCATCCTGCTCTGGGCCGCCAGCTGTTTTGTTATCTTGTACTGGCTTTAA
- a CDS encoding ArnT family glycosyltransferase has product MGLFNLAWLTFLSGNLIVILTAFLLTRRRGLAPAEGLLAMFVMAVAQITGTMLLAGTILRLTIGWLLGLNVVLLAAAYIRNSLLTTPGRESRGRESRPRLDAGWASNFRAKLLLFLAVLETAWLIFLGYLLPPYAWDSLYYHLTAAATWLQAGRIVLSPYTLWANVYPMNTELLFAWNLLLAGSDLLVDLTQLPFALAGGLAVYALGRQAGLKQAGSAVAGALFFLTPIVLIQSKTCYVDVAFAAMFLVGYYFAWRYYHSPRRGYLLQTALAAGLATGMKASAAPYVAVIFAIVIAGEWRAGQEDGRSAWRRMLISAAIFAGAILLWGGFWYLRNWLAYGNPLYPFTMKVLGHTLWPGEGSVAGLVMVNNTPRELVGLPAWQQLWRSWAETVAPYTFDQRLGGFGPQWLYLELPALALVLLLSMVHGGQKLLLFFHGRGYLAPLYRGVKEPPAVGQGAWELPSLPGNARGLQPVSRGPGRGLFQDRHPCRQAAPAKDANGKGRYLQDSCHLVPLLLPLILLFWLQPANWWTRYTIFIVAAGALSLAYLEERLPRFWARPLRVATLSLVLISLAGSLTHGYFTPGVIARFLALPPEKRTFFQLTPWGDELAWVDLVPPGSRIAYTETGFPYLLFGPRLENRVYLLRAPSEEEMLRQLRENGSQYFLTRTTSSYYRWAQNNPQLLEPFFRFGDYVTYKVKTALQM; this is encoded by the coding sequence GTGGGGTTGTTTAACCTGGCCTGGTTAACCTTTCTGAGCGGCAATTTAATCGTTATCTTGACGGCTTTTCTCCTGACCCGCAGGCGGGGACTGGCACCGGCCGAGGGCCTGCTGGCTATGTTCGTCATGGCTGTGGCGCAAATTACCGGTACCATGCTCCTGGCCGGTACCATCCTGCGCCTGACAATCGGTTGGTTACTAGGCCTGAATGTGGTCCTGTTGGCAGCTGCCTACATCCGGAACAGCTTACTCACGACCCCGGGACGGGAGTCCCGGGGTCGTGAGTCCCGGCCGCGGCTGGACGCCGGCTGGGCCAGCAACTTTCGGGCCAAACTCCTCCTCTTCCTGGCCGTCCTGGAAACGGCCTGGCTTATCTTTTTAGGCTACCTTCTGCCACCCTATGCCTGGGACAGCCTCTATTATCACCTCACGGCGGCAGCCACCTGGCTCCAGGCGGGCCGGATCGTCCTCAGCCCCTACACCCTCTGGGCCAACGTCTACCCCATGAACACGGAGCTCCTCTTTGCCTGGAACCTGCTCCTGGCCGGTAGCGACCTGCTGGTTGACCTGACCCAGCTGCCCTTTGCTTTGGCCGGGGGTCTGGCCGTCTACGCCCTGGGCCGGCAGGCAGGCTTAAAACAGGCCGGCAGCGCCGTGGCCGGGGCCCTCTTTTTCCTGACCCCCATCGTCCTGATCCAGAGCAAGACCTGCTACGTAGATGTGGCCTTCGCCGCCATGTTCCTGGTGGGTTATTACTTTGCCTGGCGCTACTACCATTCCCCGCGCCGGGGCTATTTGCTCCAAACCGCCCTGGCTGCCGGCCTGGCTACAGGTATGAAGGCCTCGGCCGCGCCCTATGTGGCTGTTATCTTCGCTATAGTCATCGCCGGCGAATGGCGGGCCGGCCAGGAAGATGGCCGTTCCGCATGGCGCCGGATGTTGATCAGCGCGGCTATCTTTGCCGGGGCTATCCTCCTGTGGGGCGGCTTCTGGTACCTGCGCAACTGGCTGGCCTATGGTAATCCGCTTTATCCCTTCACCATGAAAGTCCTGGGCCATACCCTCTGGCCGGGGGAGGGCAGCGTCGCCGGTCTGGTGATGGTTAACAATACGCCTCGGGAGCTGGTGGGCTTACCCGCCTGGCAGCAGCTGTGGCGTTCCTGGGCCGAGACCGTCGCTCCTTATACCTTTGACCAGCGCCTGGGAGGCTTCGGACCCCAGTGGCTCTACCTGGAACTGCCGGCCCTGGCCCTGGTCCTGCTTCTATCCATGGTCCATGGCGGCCAGAAACTGCTGCTATTTTTCCATGGCAGGGGATATTTAGCGCCCTTATACCGGGGTGTCAAGGAACCACCAGCCGTGGGTCAGGGCGCCTGGGAGCTGCCATCCTTACCGGGAAATGCCCGGGGGCTCCAGCCCGTGTCCCGGGGCCCCGGGCGCGGGCTGTTCCAGGATAGACACCCCTGCCGCCAGGCGGCGCCAGCAAAGGATGCCAATGGTAAAGGGCGTTATCTTCAAGACAGCTGCCACCTCGTGCCCCTCCTCCTGCCCCTTATCCTCCTCTTCTGGCTGCAGCCTGCCAACTGGTGGACCAGGTATACTATCTTCATCGTCGCTGCCGGGGCCTTAAGCCTGGCTTACCTGGAGGAACGCCTGCCCCGTTTCTGGGCCCGACCCCTGCGGGTCGCCACCCTGTCCCTGGTCCTCATTTCCCTAGCCGGCAGTCTGACCCACGGTTACTTTACCCCCGGGGTGATAGCTCGCTTTCTGGCCCTGCCCCCGGAAAAGCGCACCTTCTTCCAGTTGACCCCCTGGGGCGATGAACTGGCCTGGGTCGACCTGGTCCCGCCAGGTTCGCGGATTGCTTACACGGAAACGGGCTTCCCCTACCTCCTCTTCGGCCCGCGCCTGGAAAACCGGGTCTACCTGCTCCGCGCCCCTTCAGAAGAGGAGATGCTGCGCCAGCTCCGGGAGAATGGCAGCCAGTACTTCCTGACCCGTACTACTTCATCTTACTATCGTTGGGCGCAAAATAACCCGCAACTATTAGAACCCTTCTTTAGATTCGGTGATTATGTAACCTACAAGGTGAAAACTGCTTTGCAAATGTAG
- a CDS encoding ABC transporter ATP-binding protein, with protein MDFPVIQLKGVTRVYSPGSNQVWALRGINLEINRGEMLAIMGASGSGKSTLMHILGCLDRPSSGQYLFANQDVTRMAPDQLARVRNREIGFIFQSFNLLSHTPAWENVCLPMVYAGTPRPVMIQKALAMLARVGLQGREEHLPNQLSGGQQQRVAIARALVNEPSIILADEPTGALDTRTSIEIMALLQQLHQEKGLTIIIVTHEPDIAAYCQRLVRIRDGQIIEDRPVPEPRLAARELAALPVEED; from the coding sequence ATGGACTTCCCCGTTATCCAGCTCAAAGGAGTCACGCGGGTTTACTCCCCGGGGTCAAACCAGGTATGGGCGCTACGGGGTATCAATCTGGAAATAAACCGGGGAGAAATGCTGGCCATCATGGGAGCCTCCGGTTCAGGCAAATCGACCTTGATGCACATCCTCGGCTGCCTGGACCGTCCCAGCAGCGGCCAGTACCTCTTCGCCAACCAGGACGTCACCAGGATGGCGCCGGATCAGCTCGCCCGGGTGCGCAACCGGGAGATCGGTTTCATCTTCCAGAGCTTTAATCTCTTAAGCCATACACCGGCGTGGGAAAATGTATGTCTACCCATGGTTTACGCCGGGACCCCGCGACCGGTGATGATCCAGAAGGCCCTGGCCATGCTGGCCAGGGTCGGCCTCCAGGGGCGGGAGGAACACCTGCCCAACCAGCTATCCGGCGGCCAGCAACAGCGGGTGGCCATTGCCCGGGCCCTGGTAAACGAGCCCTCCATCATCCTGGCCGATGAGCCGACGGGGGCCCTGGACACCCGCACCAGTATCGAGATCATGGCCCTGCTCCAGCAGCTCCACCAGGAGAAAGGCCTGACCATCATCATCGTTACCCACGAGCCCGACATTGCCGCTTACTGCCAGCGGCTGGTTCGGATCCGGGACGGCCAGATTATCGAAGACCGGCCCGTGCCGGAGCCGCGCCTGGCCGCCCGGGAACTAGCAGCTCTACCAGTTGAGGAGGATTAG